The following proteins come from a genomic window of Kocuria palustris:
- the ligA gene encoding NAD-dependent DNA ligase LigA has product MSAGEIPADALREEYAELVERVRQARVEYYQQDAPTVSDAQYDQDYRRLEELESLHPELQSNDSPTQEVGGEPSTAFAPVRHLERMYSLEDVFSIDELRAWLERAETQVQTLHGAAELRWLTEVKIDGLAINLLYQDGRLVRAATRGDGTTGEDVTHNVATIATIPQQLRGEDLPQQIEIRGEIFISTQDFQTVNAQRVEEGKAPFANPRNAAAGSLRQKDPAETAKRPLSMYVHGIGAAEGLEISAQSEAYDLMATWGLPVSPYSRVLSSIDQVVEYIDEYGDKRHSLDHGIDGIVVKVDDRATQRQLGHTSRTPRWSVAYKYPPEEVHTKLLDIRVGVGRTGRVTPYGVMEPALVAGSMVEMATLHNQDVVRAKGVLIGDTVVLRKAGDVIPEIVGPVVALRDGTEREFVMPTHCPSCGTELRPAKEGDVDIRCPNARSCPDQLKERVFHAASRGAFDIEALGEEAAVALTRPAEPADPPLTSEAQLFDLSAGMLKDVKIERQKRGAGAKPGDTELVPYFWTKGSAKHPSKPSANTVKLFDELAKATSQPLWRVLVALSIRHVGPTAARSLATAFGSMDRIREASEEDLAATDGVGPVIAREVIDWFQVDWHREIVESWAAAGVRMEDEVDDSVPKVLEGLTIVVTGTLEDYSRDSAKEAILTRGGKASGSVSKKTDFLVAGASAGSKLEKAESLGVTVLDEADFTRLLAEGPEAFQGPSEEAEDAQVHAED; this is encoded by the coding sequence ATGTCCGCAGGGGAGATCCCCGCGGACGCCCTGCGGGAGGAGTACGCCGAGCTCGTGGAGCGCGTGCGCCAGGCGCGGGTGGAGTACTACCAGCAGGACGCCCCCACCGTCTCGGACGCCCAGTACGACCAGGACTACCGCCGCCTCGAGGAGCTCGAGTCGCTGCACCCCGAGCTGCAGTCCAACGACTCGCCCACGCAGGAGGTCGGCGGCGAGCCCTCGACGGCCTTCGCCCCGGTGCGCCATCTCGAGCGGATGTACTCGCTCGAGGACGTGTTCTCCATCGACGAGCTGCGCGCCTGGCTGGAGCGTGCCGAGACCCAGGTCCAGACCCTGCACGGGGCCGCCGAGCTGCGCTGGCTCACCGAGGTCAAGATCGACGGCCTGGCCATCAACCTGCTCTACCAGGACGGCCGCCTGGTCCGGGCGGCCACCCGCGGCGACGGCACCACCGGCGAGGACGTGACCCACAACGTCGCCACCATCGCCACCATCCCGCAGCAGCTGCGCGGTGAGGACCTCCCGCAGCAGATCGAGATCCGCGGCGAGATCTTCATCTCCACCCAGGACTTCCAGACGGTCAACGCCCAGCGGGTGGAGGAGGGCAAGGCGCCGTTCGCCAACCCCCGCAATGCCGCCGCCGGCTCCCTCCGGCAGAAGGACCCGGCGGAGACCGCCAAGCGCCCGCTGTCCATGTACGTGCACGGCATCGGAGCCGCCGAGGGGCTGGAGATCAGCGCCCAGTCGGAGGCCTACGACCTGATGGCCACATGGGGCCTGCCTGTAAGCCCGTACTCCCGGGTGCTGAGCAGCATCGACCAGGTCGTGGAGTACATCGATGAGTACGGGGACAAGCGCCACTCCCTGGACCACGGCATCGACGGCATCGTGGTCAAGGTCGACGACCGCGCCACGCAGCGCCAGCTCGGGCACACCTCCCGCACGCCGCGGTGGTCGGTGGCCTACAAGTATCCGCCCGAGGAGGTCCACACCAAGCTGCTGGACATCCGCGTGGGCGTGGGCCGCACCGGGCGCGTGACCCCGTACGGCGTGATGGAGCCGGCCCTCGTCGCCGGCTCCATGGTGGAGATGGCCACGCTGCACAACCAGGACGTCGTGCGGGCCAAGGGCGTGCTGATCGGGGACACCGTCGTTCTGCGCAAGGCCGGAGACGTCATCCCGGAGATCGTCGGGCCCGTCGTCGCCCTGCGCGACGGCACCGAGCGCGAGTTCGTGATGCCCACCCACTGCCCGTCGTGCGGCACCGAGCTGCGCCCGGCGAAGGAGGGCGACGTCGACATCCGCTGCCCCAACGCGCGCTCGTGCCCGGATCAGCTCAAGGAGCGGGTCTTCCACGCGGCCAGTCGCGGCGCCTTCGACATCGAGGCGCTGGGGGAGGAGGCCGCCGTAGCGCTGACGCGTCCCGCCGAGCCCGCCGATCCGCCGCTGACCTCAGAGGCCCAGCTCTTCGATCTCTCCGCCGGGATGCTGAAGGACGTGAAGATCGAGCGGCAGAAGCGCGGCGCGGGGGCCAAGCCGGGAGACACCGAGCTCGTGCCGTACTTCTGGACCAAGGGCAGCGCCAAGCACCCGTCCAAGCCCAGCGCCAACACGGTCAAGCTCTTCGACGAGCTCGCCAAGGCCACCTCCCAGCCGCTGTGGCGCGTGCTCGTGGCGCTGTCCATCCGGCACGTGGGCCCCACGGCGGCGCGCTCGCTGGCCACGGCCTTCGGCTCCATGGACCGGATCCGCGAGGCCTCGGAGGAGGATCTGGCCGCCACGGACGGCGTGGGCCCGGTGATCGCACGAGAGGTCATCGACTGGTTCCAGGTGGACTGGCATCGCGAGATCGTCGAGTCCTGGGCCGCTGCGGGCGTGCGCATGGAGGACGAGGTCGACGACTCCGTTCCCAAGGTCCTCGAGGGCCTGACCATCGTGGTGACCGGCACGCTCGAGGACTACTCCCGCGACTCCGCCAAGGAGGCGATCCTCACCCGCGGCGGCAAGGCCTCGGGGTCCGTGTCCAAGAAGACCGACTTCCTGGTGGCCGGCGCCTCGGCAGGATCCAAGCTGGAGAAGGCCGAGTCGCTGGGGGTCACGGTGCTGGACGAGGCCGACTTCACGCGGCTGCTCGCGGAGGGCCCGGAGGCCTTCCAGGGCCCCTCAGAGGAGGCTGAGGATGCTCAGGTCCATGCGGAGGACTGA
- a CDS encoding MaoC family dehydratase: MHDQQTHLDGADRDVVLLPELPALGPLYARAAGGSALGAGTRTVRGLWAKAAGAIPGQGSGSASAGGTRLVLPAVDLLVADVLIDDQAHRGFCEVVGAPIRTRPDGGVEAFSGYLHALSFPAAMALLTREDFPLPLLGLVHLSNSVVHELPLLVGEHVGITVRAQNLRPHRSGAQFDVVAELRTEDTQEMAWTGTSTYLARGVRLPEEEKAEQASRPEFEAPLPTARWQLGADTGRRYAAVSGDVNPIHLSGASAKALGMKGAIAHGMYTASRALAMVDAPAPLRWDVEFGAPLLLPGAPSVSVQRDGRGTELRTAEVVVWDARRGRPHAALSVRRLDEHSRRRHVAY; the protein is encoded by the coding sequence ATGCACGACCAGCAGACGCACCTCGACGGCGCCGATCGCGACGTCGTCCTCCTGCCCGAGCTGCCCGCGCTCGGCCCGCTCTACGCCCGGGCGGCCGGAGGATCGGCACTCGGCGCGGGCACCCGCACGGTCCGCGGCCTGTGGGCCAAGGCGGCCGGCGCGATCCCTGGGCAGGGCTCGGGCAGCGCCTCCGCCGGCGGCACTCGGCTCGTGCTGCCGGCGGTGGACCTGCTCGTGGCCGACGTCCTCATCGACGACCAGGCACACCGCGGCTTCTGCGAGGTGGTCGGGGCCCCGATCCGCACGCGGCCCGACGGCGGCGTGGAGGCCTTCAGCGGCTATCTGCACGCGCTGTCGTTCCCCGCAGCCATGGCGCTGCTGACCCGCGAGGACTTCCCGCTGCCGCTGCTTGGGCTGGTGCACCTGTCCAACTCGGTCGTGCACGAGCTGCCGCTGCTGGTGGGCGAGCACGTGGGCATCACGGTGCGCGCTCAGAACCTGCGGCCGCATCGCTCCGGGGCGCAGTTCGACGTCGTGGCGGAGCTGCGCACCGAGGACACCCAGGAGATGGCCTGGACGGGGACCTCCACGTACCTGGCCCGGGGCGTGCGCCTGCCGGAGGAGGAGAAGGCCGAGCAGGCATCGCGTCCGGAGTTCGAGGCGCCGCTGCCCACCGCCCGCTGGCAGCTCGGCGCCGACACCGGTCGGCGCTACGCGGCCGTCTCCGGGGACGTCAACCCCATCCACCTCAGCGGGGCCTCGGCCAAGGCGCTCGGGATGAAGGGCGCCATCGCCCACGGCATGTACACGGCCTCACGCGCCCTGGCCATGGTCGATGCCCCCGCGCCGCTGCGGTGGGACGTCGAGTTCGGCGCCCCGCTGCTGCTGCCCGGCGCGCCGTCCGTGTCGGTTCAGCGCGACGGACGCGGCACCGAGCTGCGCACCGCCGAGGTCGTGGTGTGGGATGCCCGTCGCGGCCGTCCGCACGCCGCGCTCAGCGTGCGCAGGCTCGACGAGCACTCGCGGCGCCGGCACGTCGCCTACTGA
- a CDS encoding 3-oxoacyl-ACP reductase codes for MPKTPRWTRTLTDLRSSQDAYLDVVATGPGRSVAGALGLPAPVSLTRHEAGRPEKPRTVLVIADESSSADADALAQALSARGHDVRRDAQAVAEGSERIQAALLVLSQAHGPSDLTAPSLSLGSVLRRLDRGARVVAVSRAAEGVAAGSAVAVSASAVEAGTESVRRNAARQGAVGLVRSLAQEMRGGATANGIVVADGVAVDAPSVLGGLDFLLSGRSAFVSGQFLPVTSEAGPASLAQAALGETPLEGRVIVVTGAARGIGEQIARLLHAQGAQVVPIDVPAAGDALAKLANAIGAASLPLDVTADDAGQRILEHCRTRFGRIDGIVHNAGITRDKMLANMDEGRFASVQAVNVEAPLRITQQLLADPLAQGLRVVGLASTSGIAGNRGQTNYAVSKAGVVGMVAALAPELAAGGGTANAVAPGFIETEMTAKIPMARRQVARRLNSLQQGGLPVDVAEAIAFLLSDAAAGISGQTLRVCGQNLVGA; via the coding sequence ATGCCCAAGACCCCGCGCTGGACGCGAACCCTGACCGACCTGCGCTCGTCGCAGGACGCCTACCTGGACGTCGTCGCCACCGGCCCCGGCCGCTCCGTGGCCGGCGCTCTGGGGCTGCCCGCCCCGGTGTCGCTGACCCGCCACGAAGCCGGGAGGCCGGAGAAGCCGCGCACCGTGCTGGTGATCGCGGACGAGTCGTCGTCGGCTGATGCCGATGCCCTCGCCCAGGCGCTGAGCGCTCGCGGGCACGACGTCCGCCGGGATGCCCAGGCCGTCGCCGAGGGATCCGAGCGGATCCAGGCCGCGCTGCTGGTGCTGAGCCAGGCGCACGGGCCGTCGGATCTCACGGCGCCGTCGCTGTCGCTGGGCTCCGTGCTGCGCCGGCTCGACCGCGGCGCCCGCGTGGTGGCTGTCTCCCGTGCGGCGGAGGGCGTGGCAGCAGGCTCGGCCGTCGCCGTGTCGGCCTCGGCCGTCGAGGCCGGGACCGAGTCCGTGCGCCGCAACGCGGCCCGGCAGGGCGCGGTCGGCCTGGTCCGCTCGCTGGCCCAGGAGATGCGCGGAGGGGCCACCGCCAACGGCATCGTGGTGGCGGACGGCGTCGCCGTCGATGCCCCCTCCGTGCTCGGCGGCCTCGACTTCCTGCTCTCCGGACGCAGCGCGTTCGTCTCGGGGCAGTTCCTGCCCGTCACCTCGGAGGCCGGACCCGCCTCGCTGGCTCAGGCCGCGCTGGGGGAGACGCCGCTCGAGGGCCGGGTCATCGTGGTCACCGGCGCCGCCCGCGGGATCGGCGAGCAGATCGCCCGTCTGCTGCACGCGCAGGGCGCCCAGGTCGTGCCGATCGACGTCCCGGCCGCCGGTGACGCCCTGGCCAAGCTGGCCAATGCGATCGGGGCCGCCTCGCTGCCGCTGGACGTGACCGCCGATGACGCCGGCCAGCGCATCCTGGAGCACTGCCGGACCCGGTTCGGGCGGATCGACGGCATCGTGCACAACGCCGGGATCACCCGAGACAAGATGCTGGCCAACATGGATGAGGGCCGCTTCGCCTCGGTCCAGGCCGTCAACGTCGAGGCCCCGCTGCGGATCACGCAGCAGCTGCTGGCCGACCCGCTGGCCCAGGGGCTGCGGGTCGTGGGGCTCGCCTCCACCTCGGGCATCGCGGGCAATCGCGGGCAGACCAACTACGCGGTCTCCAAGGCCGGCGTGGTCGGGATGGTCGCCGCGCTGGCCCCGGAGCTGGCCGCCGGCGGCGGCACCGCCAATGCGGTGGCTCCAGGCTTCATCGAGACGGAGATGACCGCCAAGATCCCCATGGCCCGGCGCCAGGTCGCCCGCCGCCTGAACTCCCTGCAGCAGGGAGGCCTGCCGGTGGACGTCGCCGAGGCCATCGCGTTCCTGCTCTCGGATGCGGCAGCCGGGATCTCCGGGCAGACCCTGCGCGTGTGCGGGCAGAACCTGGTGGGAGCGTGA
- a CDS encoding acetyl-CoA C-acetyltransferase, with translation MTASAASESVPTPADLARGAETGETAPRLRSAWVVAGDRIPFTKSGGAYAQASVQDMFTAVLDGLVARTGLAGQRLGAVAGGAVLKQPKAFNMVRESVLGSALDPRTPGIDVQMACATGMETTSLIANKIRCGQIDVGIAGGADSASDAPIVVGEGLRRVLLELNYAKTTGAKLKALSKLRPGDLAPVAPGVAEPRTGLSMGESQAITGKKWGVTRQAQDELAAASHQNLAAAWDRGFFDDLVTPFRGVRRDTTLRPDTTAEKLAGLSPVFGKSLGEATMTAGNSTPMTDGASAVLLASEDWAREHKMPRLAEIVDVESAAVDFVDGDEGLLMAPAYAMPRLLARQRLRLQDVDLVEIHEAFASTVVATLTAWEDEQFCRERLGLDEPVGPVDRSRLNVNGSSLAAGHPFAATGTRIVASLAKELKARAVELGRPTTGVISVCAAGGQGVVALLRAQPQD, from the coding sequence ATGACCGCCTCTGCAGCCTCCGAGTCCGTTCCCACCCCCGCAGATCTCGCCCGCGGCGCCGAGACGGGGGAGACCGCCCCCCGCCTGCGCTCGGCGTGGGTCGTGGCCGGCGACCGCATCCCGTTCACCAAGTCCGGCGGCGCCTACGCCCAGGCCTCGGTCCAGGACATGTTCACCGCCGTGCTGGACGGCCTGGTCGCACGCACCGGGCTGGCCGGACAGCGCCTGGGAGCCGTCGCCGGAGGTGCTGTGCTCAAGCAGCCCAAGGCCTTCAACATGGTCCGCGAGTCCGTGCTGGGCTCCGCACTGGATCCGCGCACCCCGGGCATCGACGTCCAGATGGCCTGTGCCACCGGCATGGAGACCACTTCGCTGATCGCCAACAAGATCCGCTGCGGCCAGATCGACGTCGGGATCGCCGGAGGTGCCGACTCGGCCTCGGACGCCCCCATCGTCGTGGGCGAGGGCCTGCGCCGCGTGCTGCTCGAGCTGAACTACGCCAAGACCACCGGCGCCAAGCTCAAGGCCCTGTCCAAGCTGCGCCCCGGCGATCTCGCCCCCGTGGCCCCCGGCGTGGCCGAGCCGCGCACGGGACTGTCCATGGGCGAGTCGCAGGCGATCACCGGCAAGAAGTGGGGCGTGACCCGCCAGGCCCAGGACGAGCTGGCCGCCGCCAGCCACCAGAACCTCGCCGCTGCCTGGGACCGCGGCTTCTTCGACGACCTCGTGACTCCGTTCCGCGGCGTCCGCAGGGACACCACACTGCGTCCGGACACCACCGCCGAGAAGCTCGCCGGGCTCTCCCCGGTCTTCGGCAAGTCCCTGGGCGAGGCCACCATGACGGCAGGCAACTCGACTCCCATGACCGACGGCGCCTCGGCGGTCCTGCTGGCTTCCGAGGACTGGGCGCGCGAGCACAAGATGCCGCGCCTGGCCGAGATCGTGGACGTCGAGTCGGCGGCCGTGGACTTCGTGGACGGTGACGAGGGCCTGCTCATGGCCCCCGCCTACGCCATGCCGCGCCTCCTGGCCCGCCAGAGACTTCGCCTGCAGGACGTCGACCTGGTCGAGATCCACGAGGCCTTCGCCTCCACGGTCGTGGCCACCCTGACCGCCTGGGAGGACGAGCAGTTCTGCCGCGAGCGCCTGGGCCTGGACGAGCCGGTCGGCCCCGTGGACCGCTCGCGCCTGAACGTCAACGGCTCCTCGTTGGCGGCCGGACACCCCTTCGCCGCCACCGGCACCCGCATCGTGGCCTCGCTGGCCAAGGAGCTCAAGGCCCGCGCCGTCGAGCTGGGCCGTCCCACCACCGGTGTGATCTCCGTGTGCGCCGCCGGCGGCCAGGGCGTCGTGGCCCTGCTGCGCGCCCAGCCGCAGGACTGA
- a CDS encoding TetR/AcrR family transcriptional regulator: MNRSAVQHRNRLGTAEDPQQADGRARRWNRHREQRRLELLRLSRRAVAELGPGASMAEIAAACSTSKSVFYRYFKDKEGLRRELATYVVERMAQRMRSAAAEAPSFRASIRTIVEQYLWQLENAPDVYRFVTQGTDGSSEDPVGRFAAAVADLLVEAHRRHAPTERWLEPAMARYWAAGVVGMARGAGESWSLSEHDDRSSDERPQLDEFVEIVTGWVIAGTTPPGSEAAGSQTQARASP, translated from the coding sequence GTGAACCGCTCAGCAGTGCAGCACCGCAACCGCCTCGGGACCGCCGAGGACCCGCAGCAGGCCGATGGCCGCGCCCGCCGATGGAACCGCCACCGGGAGCAGCGCCGCCTCGAGCTGCTGCGGCTGTCCCGCCGCGCCGTCGCCGAGCTGGGCCCCGGCGCCTCCATGGCGGAGATCGCCGCGGCCTGCAGCACCTCCAAGTCGGTCTTCTACCGCTATTTCAAGGACAAGGAGGGCCTGCGCCGCGAGCTGGCCACCTATGTGGTCGAGCGCATGGCCCAGCGCATGCGCAGCGCGGCCGCGGAGGCCCCGTCGTTCCGCGCCTCGATCCGCACGATCGTGGAGCAGTACCTCTGGCAGCTAGAGAACGCCCCGGACGTCTACCGCTTCGTGACCCAGGGCACGGACGGCTCGAGCGAGGACCCCGTGGGCCGCTTCGCCGCCGCCGTCGCCGATCTGCTGGTGGAGGCCCACCGCCGCCACGCCCCCACCGAGCGATGGCTCGAACCGGCGATGGCCCGCTACTGGGCCGCCGGCGTGGTCGGGATGGCGCGCGGTGCCGGCGAGTCCTGGAGCCTCTCCGAACACGATGACCGCAGCAGTGACGAGCGCCCTCAGCTCGACGAGTTCGTAGAGATCGTCACCGGCTGGGTCATCGCCGGAACCACCCCGCCCGGCTCCGAGGCCGCGGGCTCCCAGACCCAGGCGCGCGCCTCACCCTGA
- a CDS encoding acyl-CoA dehydrogenase: MTTVAEKSTTAAAEQAASPHLDPAAESAVVHHDALRDILAGRWAEQRRQARRLAADPRLHIAPGTHWSEHREKTFDNLSILAESDAVRAGLPASLGGSGDPASYLSGFEEFVLADPSLQIKAGVQWGLFGSAVVNLGTEQHHQRWLKDIWSLKIPGAFAMTETGHGSDVASIATTATFDASTQEFEIHTPHRGAWKDYLGNAALHGRAAVVFAQLIVDGVNHGVHALFVPLRDDEGEFLPGVGGEDDGHKGGLNGIDNGRLHFDHVRVPRENLLDRYGHVSEDGTYTSPIESPGRRFFTMLGTLVQGRVSLDGASIIAARAGLDIALTYASQRRQFAPVKGKEESVLLDYHQHQRRLFPLVAKVLAAGFAHDELLEAFDGVFSGRNDTDESRQDLETMAAALKATSTRLALDSLQECREACGGAGFLSENRLTGLRADLDVYATFEGDNTVLMQLVAKRLLGDFAKGISSLPAAGKARWAASRAAETTLSRSGLRGLSQVLRDTGDPRRSVNFLRDPETQHGLLSDRVRTMVEEAAENMRGADRSDPQAAADAFDRNQNRLIEAARAHGHLLQWEAFTRALDEIDDDGTRQVMIWLRDLFGLSIIDENLDWYLAHGRLSLMRGRMVDAYLQRLVGRLRPHIMDVVAAFDFPQELLRAKIASGAEAQRQQEAADHRAAEEAAGVAAAAEGSSRDSSDAEHPSSDQTAPAQADPTLDRPLETM, translated from the coding sequence ATGACCACCGTCGCCGAGAAGAGCACCACCGCAGCCGCCGAGCAGGCAGCCAGCCCTCACCTGGACCCTGCCGCAGAGAGCGCTGTCGTCCACCACGACGCCCTGCGCGACATCCTGGCCGGGCGCTGGGCCGAGCAGCGCCGCCAGGCCCGCCGCCTGGCCGCGGACCCGCGCCTGCACATCGCCCCGGGCACCCACTGGTCCGAGCACCGGGAGAAGACCTTCGACAACCTGTCGATCCTGGCCGAGTCGGATGCCGTGCGCGCCGGGCTGCCTGCCTCCCTGGGCGGTTCAGGAGATCCCGCCTCCTACCTCTCGGGCTTCGAGGAGTTCGTCCTCGCGGATCCGTCGCTGCAGATCAAGGCGGGCGTGCAGTGGGGCCTGTTCGGCTCCGCCGTCGTGAACCTGGGCACCGAGCAGCACCATCAGCGCTGGCTCAAGGACATCTGGTCCCTGAAGATCCCGGGCGCCTTCGCCATGACGGAAACCGGCCACGGCTCGGATGTGGCCTCGATCGCCACCACCGCCACCTTCGACGCCAGCACGCAGGAGTTCGAGATCCACACGCCCCACCGCGGGGCCTGGAAGGACTACCTGGGCAACGCCGCTCTGCACGGCCGCGCGGCCGTCGTGTTCGCCCAGCTGATCGTCGACGGCGTGAACCACGGGGTCCACGCCCTGTTCGTGCCGCTGCGCGATGACGAGGGCGAGTTCCTGCCCGGCGTCGGCGGCGAGGACGACGGCCACAAGGGCGGTCTCAACGGCATCGACAACGGCCGCCTGCACTTCGACCACGTGCGCGTGCCGCGCGAGAACCTGCTCGACCGCTACGGCCATGTGTCCGAGGACGGCACTTACACCTCCCCCATCGAGTCCCCGGGCCGCCGCTTCTTCACGATGCTCGGCACGCTGGTCCAGGGCCGCGTCTCCCTCGACGGTGCGTCGATCATCGCCGCGCGCGCCGGGTTGGACATCGCCCTGACCTACGCCTCCCAGCGCCGTCAGTTCGCCCCGGTCAAGGGCAAGGAGGAGTCGGTGCTGCTGGACTACCACCAGCACCAGCGCCGCCTGTTCCCGCTGGTCGCCAAGGTCCTGGCCGCGGGCTTCGCCCACGACGAGCTGCTCGAGGCCTTCGACGGCGTCTTCTCCGGGCGCAACGACACCGACGAGTCCCGCCAGGACCTGGAGACCATGGCCGCCGCGCTCAAGGCGACCTCCACCCGTCTGGCCCTGGACTCCCTGCAGGAGTGCCGCGAGGCCTGCGGCGGCGCTGGCTTCCTGTCCGAGAACCGCCTCACCGGGCTGCGCGCCGACCTGGATGTCTACGCGACCTTCGAGGGCGACAACACCGTTCTCATGCAGCTGGTGGCCAAGCGCCTTCTCGGCGACTTCGCCAAGGGCATCTCGTCGCTGCCGGCCGCGGGCAAGGCGCGCTGGGCCGCCAGCCGCGCCGCCGAGACCACGCTCAGCCGCTCCGGGCTGCGCGGGCTCTCCCAGGTCCTGCGCGACACCGGCGACCCCCGCCGCTCGGTCAACTTCCTGCGCGATCCGGAGACGCAGCACGGCCTGCTCTCCGATCGCGTGCGCACCATGGTCGAGGAGGCCGCCGAGAACATGCGCGGCGCGGACCGCTCCGACCCGCAGGCAGCCGCCGACGCCTTCGACCGCAACCAGAACCGCCTCATCGAGGCCGCCCGAGCCCACGGACACCTGCTGCAGTGGGAGGCCTTCACCCGGGCCCTGGATGAGATCGACGACGACGGCACCCGTCAGGTCATGATCTGGCTGCGCGACCTGTTCGGGCTGAGCATCATCGACGAGAACCTGGACTGGTACCTGGCCCACGGCCGGCTGTCGCTGATGCGCGGTCGCATGGTCGACGCCTACCTGCAGCGCCTGGTCGGGCGCCTGCGTCCGCACATCATGGATGTGGTGGCGGCCTTCGACTTCCCGCAGGAGCTGCTGCGCGCCAAGATCGCCTCGGGCGCCGAGGCCCAGCGCCAGCAGGAGGCTGCCGATCACCGCGCCGCCGAGGAGGCGGCCGGCGTGGCCGCCGCGGCCGAGGGCTCGTCCCGGGACTCCTCGGACGCCGAGCACCCCAGCTCTGATCAGACCGCGCCCGCGCAGGCCGATCCCACGCTGGACAGGCCGCTCGAGACCATGTGA
- a CDS encoding PP2C family protein-serine/threonine phosphatase: MSAPLVIRAGAATDRGRHRETNEDSLVVTRTMCAVADGMGGHEAGEVASAMAVRTLGGSALFSSRRPAEVEVPAEPEPPEDVARFRERIEREMKLDPEIPAEALVLVRKLRAVLHQADSSIQDELGGRAGTTVTGAWLVEMGGDPFWVVFNIGDSRTYRLLRPQGEAPAPDHAAVAKRATDQFSAYKEAGVEVTDVIPISDERVEPPQQVGLEEGSSTERLTPVPGAPEAPQPELQQITVDHSEVQYLVSIGQITPAQAMVHPRRNVITRALGTGQVWEPDVWVLPARAGDRLVLCSDGLTGEVSVAHIARVVHSVPHPKEAADVLVNATLRTGARDNVTVIVADAVSSRPADEDTTTFVPIELRHELDGGAA; encoded by the coding sequence ATGAGTGCTCCGCTCGTCATCAGAGCAGGCGCCGCGACCGACCGCGGTCGTCACCGGGAGACCAACGAGGACTCGCTCGTGGTCACCCGGACCATGTGCGCGGTCGCCGACGGCATGGGCGGCCACGAGGCCGGCGAGGTCGCCTCCGCCATGGCCGTGCGCACCCTGGGCGGCTCCGCGCTGTTCAGCTCCCGCAGGCCCGCCGAGGTCGAGGTGCCCGCCGAGCCCGAGCCGCCGGAGGACGTGGCGCGGTTCCGCGAGCGGATCGAGCGCGAGATGAAGCTCGATCCGGAGATCCCGGCCGAGGCCCTCGTGCTGGTGCGCAAGCTGCGTGCGGTGCTCCACCAGGCCGACAGCTCCATCCAGGACGAGCTCGGCGGGCGTGCGGGGACCACCGTCACCGGTGCCTGGCTGGTCGAGATGGGAGGCGATCCCTTCTGGGTGGTCTTCAACATCGGCGACTCGCGCACCTACCGCCTGCTGCGCCCCCAGGGGGAGGCCCCCGCGCCAGATCACGCTGCGGTCGCCAAGCGGGCCACGGATCAGTTCTCCGCCTACAAGGAGGCGGGAGTGGAGGTCACGGACGTCATCCCGATCTCCGACGAGCGCGTGGAGCCGCCGCAGCAGGTCGGCCTGGAGGAGGGCTCCTCCACCGAGCGCCTCACCCCCGTGCCGGGCGCGCCGGAGGCCCCGCAGCCTGAGCTGCAGCAGATCACGGTGGATCACTCGGAGGTCCAGTACCTGGTCTCGATCGGGCAGATCACCCCGGCCCAGGCCATGGTCCATCCGCGCCGCAACGTGATCACGCGCGCGCTGGGCACCGGCCAGGTCTGGGAGCCGGACGTGTGGGTCCTGCCGGCGCGAGCGGGCGATCGCCTGGTGCTGTGCTCCGACGGGCTCACCGGCGAGGTCTCCGTGGCGCACATCGCCCGCGTGGTGCACTCGGTGCCCCACCCCAAGGAGGCCGCCGACGTCCTGGTCAACGCCACGCTGCGCACCGGGGCTCGCGACAACGTCACGGTGATCGTCGCCGACGCCGTGAGCTCGCGCCCGGCCGACGAGGACACCACCACGTTCGTGCCGATCGAGCTGCGCCACGAGCTCGACGGAGGCGCCGCCTGA